Within the Cryptococcus neoformans var. neoformans B-3501A chromosome 1, whole genome shotgun sequence genome, the region CAGCCTCAATTCCGTCAATAGAACGCAAGCATGGTTGTGCCGCGATTAAGGTTCATGTCATTATACGTAAAAGGCCGTCCCCGTACCGGACTTTGTCTGTTCGTAATAACAGACTTCACCTTTAATATTTACTGCATATTGGTCGATCGGTTCTGCCACACTGTGCATCGCCGACCGTAGACTCAGGACAAGTGCACCTTTACGTGAAGGCCTCCACTCAAACACACCCAGGACCGCTCCGGGATGCCGCTAATAATGTCGACCTGTAAGTGCATCCATCCGAAAAGGTGATACCCCTGTTAATATCGTGTCGAGGCAGAAGCCGCATGTGCCGCCGGGAGAAGCTGGAATAAAGCCGGAACCCCAGTCAAATTCACCCGGAGTCCCGGATGCATCGACCTGTCTCCACATCCGGGGCACCACCTGGGTGGGACATGTATACAGTATGATATTAATAGCCCTCACCCCCATAACACCCCGGGGAACTGCGCTAGCCTAAGGTCACCTGAGCGAGCCGCTCGGGGTGGTCGCAGGAGCCAGGGAACATTCATAGGGAGCAGGGACACCGAAGCGGGGTGGAAGCAAACGGACACCGACGCGGGGGCGGAAGCAAACGATGAGATATGTTAATCTGTGAGGCTCACAGTTGTTCTATCGTTCGTCATCAATAAGTTGCTCGGTTTCGCGATCTTTTGAATGCTCATGCATTCAGTATGGCATTCAATATCTGTATTACCGGCGCTGCGGGTCATGTCGGCAAAGTGGTGTCTCGTGCGGCACTTGCCAAGGGGCATAGGGTGTTCGGCGTCGATCTGCCAGCGAACTCAGGCGTCAGCGGGAACGATAAGTACAACTACAAGCAACTCGATGTGCGGGATGACACGGCGTTGAAGACTGcgatgaaggagcaggGCTGTGATGCCATGATACATCTTGCAGCGGTCTTGAACAACCCTAACAGTGTACACAAAGGGAAAGACTGGACTGAATCGGTGAGTTGCGGAAAGGCGGTTAGTACAAGGCATAGTCGGCTGATCGGGGAGCAATACATTGGTAGGATATTCACAACATCAACACATCAATGTCATATGGGATTCTCCGGGCTTCATCTGACCTTGGGATCAAGCGGGTGGTACAAGCGTCCAGTGTGAATGCTATCGGCATGCGTTAGTTGTTCCTCTCATTTGTCGTGTCGTCGGCGTAAAGCTAACAGGCCCGTTCGCAGTTGGCTCTAATCCCCCCGCGTTCGACTATTTTCCTTTGGACGAGAACCATCCTTTCCGCCCACAAGCCGCGTACGATCTCAGCAAGCAGTAAGTCCGCTTGCGTCCATTTGACACTCCGTCTGACCCACATCTTGATGCTCATGTTCACACCCTTCAGGATCTGCGAAGTGCAAGCAGGCGCCTTTGCTCGAAAATACCCATGGATGCGAATCGCCTCCTTCCGTTATCATTGGGTCGTTGACTCGTCCTTGTTCAACCTCGAGACGCTGCACAAACGTGGAGGAGAGCCGAAGGATCTGTGGGGCTACATCTCCGAGAAGGACGTTGCTGAGGCGACTCTGTTGGGATTGACAGCTCCAGAAGCGACCTTTCCCAACGGTCACGAggccttcttcgtcgtaGCGCCGGTACAGCATCAACAGGCTGCTACTATTCCGCTCATCGACAAGTGGTATCCTAACgtcgagaagagaagggaatGGAAGGGTAACGAGGGACTGTACGATTGTAGCAAGGCCAAACGGCTCTTGGGCTGGGAGGCAAAGGAGTACTTCCCATGGTACCCTTAGATCTCATTAAAAGAAAGTGTGGGGGAAAGCATGATGCATATGATCACGATGTTCCGATGCGCAATGTACCCTCGCTTGACTAACTCATGACGCAAAGGGCGAGTGGAAGCAGATGCGGCCGGCTGCTCTGAAATGTAAGGGTACAGAGGAACGAGGataggagga harbors:
- a CDS encoding hypothetical protein (HMMPfam hit to Epimerase, NAD dependent epimerase/dehydratase family, score: -73.1, E(): 2.5e-08), yielding MAFNICITGAAGHVGKVVSRAALAKGHRVFGVDLPANSGVSGNDKYNYKQLDVRDDTALKTAMKEQGCDAMIHLAAVLNNPNSVHKGKDWTESDIHNINTSMSYGILRASSDLGIKRVVQASSVNAIGMLGSNPPAFDYFPLDENHPFRPQAAYDLSKQICEVQAGAFARKYPWMRIASFRYHWVVDSSLFNLETLHKRGGEPKDLWGYISEKDVAEATLLGLTAPEATFPNGHEAFFVVAPVQHQQAATIPLIDKWYPNVEKRREWKGNEGLYDCSKAKRLLGWEAKEYFPWYP